The following DNA comes from Chitinophaga nivalis.
TTCCGGAATCTGTATATCAATATCCACATGATCCCCATGGCGGATTTTAATCAGGTAGATATAGGCCTGTATGAATTTTATTTCTTCTTTCAGGGTGATAATATCATTATTCAGGTTGATGATCATGTACCGGTATACCCGCGAAAGGTTTTCCAGAAAAGAGAGGGCTGTCCGGCTGTCTTCTGTAATCAGGGCCGATAGGGTACTGAAGTTATTAAACATGAAATGCGGGTCCAGCTGCAGTTTCAGGGACTGCAGCTGTGCCTGCATCGCAATTTCTTTCAGCTTCGCCGCATTCAGTTTCAGCTGGGAGGCCTCCAGCATGGAGGTCTTCCAGCGTTTCAGAAAATAGTTACCGGTATGTACGGCACTGATTAATATAGATAACATCACGCACACAAATACAAACTGCCACTCATCGATTTTTTCTACCGTTGTTACCGCCGGTTCCACCACTTCACGTCCGAATATCAGGGGCAATACCAGCAGAAAAAGAATACTGAGTACCACAAATACGACAATCAGCTGGCAGCACAACTGTACTACAAAGCGGCCCAATGGCCGCTTTTCCCACGGGATCAGCTGATCCATCCACCTGGCCAGTATCAGGCTTAATTCCGTAATAAGCCAGCAGTTACACATCATAATCGTGCCTTCCACCAGCAACTCCTTGAGATTAGAGCTGCTCAGTGACGACCAATACGGACTAAACGGATTTACCAGGTATGACAGCAGGTAATATAAAAGGAATATCATTGGAATGATAAAGAGCCTGTAATACCTGTTATACAGTTTCTCCTGTGCAGTTTTACTTTTCATCTTATTCATTCAACACATTGTAAGTAAGGCAACGGTTAAATATAAATATTTCAGTGTTATCTGTTTATTATTTCCAGCCACCACCCAGCGACCGGTATAACTCTACGACAGCTCCCAGCTGTTCCCGCTGCAAAGATGCAAGATCCAATTCACTTTGCAATACATTACTCTGTGCGGTAATCACTTCCAGGTAAGTTGCCATACCGCTTTGGAAGAGCAATCCGGCGTTACGGGTAGCGCTTTGCAGCTTGTCTACCCGTGTACGGGTAATCGCTTCCTGCTCCCGGAGTTTATCTACTTTCACCAGGGCGTCAGACACTTCTCCTACTGCCGTCAGCACTGTTTTACGGAATTCCAGGATAGACTTCTCCCTTTCAATCACTGCTTTTTCATAATCTGCTTTCAGCTTACCCCGCTGGAATATCGGCTGGGTAATACTACCGCCAACGGTTTCAAAAAGGCTGCCGGGTATATTCAGCCAGTTATAGGAGCGGAATGAATTTAATCCTACACCAGCCGTAATATTCAATGCCGGATACATCGCTGCCTGGGCAATACCCGCACGGGCATTGGCTGTTTTTACGGCCAGTTCCGCGGCATGTACATCCGGCCGGTAAGTTAACATACTTGCCGGAAAACCAACAGACAGCTGTTCCTTGAAACGGGATTCACTTAAGGCAGCATGACGGGCAACACCTGCCGGCAGCTCTCCGGTTAATATACGTAAGGCATTTTCCTGCTGGATAATCTGTTGTTCCAGTTTAGGCACCAGCCCTGCAGCCACCTGCCGTTGCGCCTGCGTTTGTTCCAGGGCCAAAGTATTAATCTGACCGGAATTATACTGCCATTGCATCAGCTGTAAAGTACTATCGTTCAGCTGCAGGTTTTTACGGGCAATCACCAGCTGTGCATCCAACATCAGCAGGTTGTAATATCCCTGCGCCACTTCACTGACTACCCGGGTTTGTACCGCTTTGGAAGCTTCTCCGCTGCTCAGGTACTCTGCCAGGGCTACTTCCTTCAACCGGCTGATCTTACCCCAGGCAATCACTTCCCAGGTAAGTCCCAGGTTTAGATTGTAATCGTCCATATAACGGGTACCCATAAACTGTTCTGATAAAGAACCATTCATACTGTTCTTAGACGGCCAGTTACGGTTACCGCTCACCTGCAGGTTGATGTCCGGCAGATTACCCATCCGGGCCACTTTCGCCGTTTGTGCGGCAATGGCTACATTTTTCATCGCCAGCTGCACATCATAATTTTTGACAATAGCGCTGTCGATCAACCCTTGTAATACCGGATCCGTAAAAAACGTTTTCCAGGATAAACTACCGATGCTGCTACTGTCTTGTTGCGCCGGAGCATTCCGGAATTTTTCGGGCAATGCCGCCGTGGGTTTCACAAAATCCTTTCCTACCCTGCACGCCGTTACGGCGCCGCAGAGCAGGAATAATGCGATTAATAAACTATTATGTTGTTTCATCTTCATCTGATTAAAAAAATTAGGGGTGCATGACAGACATTTCCGGTTCCGTTGCTGCAACAACAGGTTTCTTAATAGATACCTTTTCCTGCAGGTACTGGAATACAATAAACAATACCGGTATAATGAATACCCCCAGTATAACACCCGACAACATGCCGCCTGCCGTACCAATACTGATAGAGTGGTTACCCAGTGCAGAAGATCCTTTTACTACCATCAATGGTATCAGACCTGCCACAAATGCGAGGGATGTCA
Coding sequences within:
- a CDS encoding sensor histidine kinase, with the protein product MIFLLYYLLSYLVNPFSPYWSSLSSSNLKELLVEGTIMMCNCWLITELSLILARWMDQLIPWEKRPLGRFVVQLCCQLIVVFVVLSILFLLVLPLIFGREVVEPAVTTVEKIDEWQFVFVCVMLSILISAVHTGNYFLKRWKTSMLEASQLKLNAAKLKEIAMQAQLQSLKLQLDPHFMFNNFSTLSALITEDSRTALSFLENLSRVYRYMIINLNNDIITLKEEIKFIQAYIYLIKIRHGDHVDIDIQIPENIMSMGIPPITLQLLIENAIKHNVASGAQPLHIRIYQEGAGTITVSNNIQLISYNIPSTKLGLENIRNRYLILSDHTLEIRKEAGAFLVTLPLLEFKK
- a CDS encoding efflux transporter outer membrane subunit; protein product: MKQHNSLLIALFLLCGAVTACRVGKDFVKPTAALPEKFRNAPAQQDSSSIGSLSWKTFFTDPVLQGLIDSAIVKNYDVQLAMKNVAIAAQTAKVARMGNLPDINLQVSGNRNWPSKNSMNGSLSEQFMGTRYMDDYNLNLGLTWEVIAWGKISRLKEVALAEYLSSGEASKAVQTRVVSEVAQGYYNLLMLDAQLVIARKNLQLNDSTLQLMQWQYNSGQINTLALEQTQAQRQVAAGLVPKLEQQIIQQENALRILTGELPAGVARHAALSESRFKEQLSVGFPASMLTYRPDVHAAELAVKTANARAGIAQAAMYPALNITAGVGLNSFRSYNWLNIPGSLFETVGGSITQPIFQRGKLKADYEKAVIEREKSILEFRKTVLTAVGEVSDALVKVDKLREQEAITRTRVDKLQSATRNAGLLFQSGMATYLEVITAQSNVLQSELDLASLQREQLGAVVELYRSLGGGWK